CGGTGATGCCGGTCCCCCTGATCTTCTGCACGATGTCCATGAGGATCTGCTTCTCGAAGGGGTTCATGCCGGCAGCCGGCTCATCGAGGAGGATGATGCGCGGCTTCAGCGCCAGGGCGCGGGCAATCTCCAGGCGGCGCTGCTCCCCGTAGGAGAGGTTGGAGGCAAGCTCCGCAGCCTTCCCGGCGAGCTCGACGCGGCCGAGGCACTCCATGGCGAGCTTCACGAGCTCCGCCTCCTGCTTCTTCACCCAGGGGGCCGGTGCCATGATGGCGCCCATGAGGTCCCAGGTGCCCTGGGTATGGGCTCCGATCAGCACGTTTTCCAGCACGGTCAGCTCGTTGAAGAGGCGGATGTTCTGGAAGGTGCGCCCGATGCCGAGGGCGGCGATCTGGTGC
The DNA window shown above is from Geomonas sp. RF6 and carries:
- a CDS encoding ABC transporter ATP-binding protein; the protein is MATILNLDKVTIRFGGLVAVDKVDLAVEEGSIQALIGPNGAGKSTLFNLITGIYTPTEGKISFSGSQISGKKTHQIAALGIGRTFQNIRLFNELTVLENVLIGAHTQGTWDLMGAIMAPAPWVKKQEAELVKLAMECLGRVELAGKAAELASNLSYGEQRRLEIARALALKPRIILLDEPAAGMNPFEKQILMDIVQKIRGTGITVFLVEHDMKFVMGISDRITVLDYGVKIAEGNPDEVRANPKVIEAYLGKAAVH